The Procambarus clarkii isolate CNS0578487 chromosome 39, FALCON_Pclarkii_2.0, whole genome shotgun sequence genome window below encodes:
- the LOC138372642 gene encoding sperm mitochondrial-associated cysteine-rich protein-like, which translates to MLPEAHMLLSTHATEPICCHSLHPTRALMLLSPNAVWSLHAAEPQCCLEPTCCHDPTRCLEPTCYREPTCCLELPCCLKPTCCLEPTRCLERTYCLEPTCYLEPTCCMEPTCCLDPTFCLETTCCQEPTS; encoded by the coding sequence atgctgcctgaagCCCACATGCTGCTGAGCACACATGCTACTGAGCCCATATGCTGCCATAGCCTACATCCTACCAGAGCCCTCATGCTGCTGAGCCCCAATGCTGTCTGGAGCCTACATGCTGCTGAGCCCCAATGCTGTCTGGAGCCTACATGCTGCCATGACCCAACAAGGTGCCTGGAGCCCACTTGCTACCGGGAGCCCACATGTTGCCTGGAGCTCCCTTGCTGCCTGAAGCCTACTTGCTGCCTTGAGCCCACAAGGTGTCTAGAGCGCACATattgcctggagcccacatgctaccTGGAGCCCACTTGTTGcatggagcccacatgctgcctagaCCCCACATTCTGCCTGGAGACCACATGCTGCCAGGAGCCAACTTCCTga
- the LOC138372643 gene encoding keratin-associated protein 4-5-like: MLPDPPTCCLEFTCCRDPICCLEPTCCLEPTCSLEPTCYLDPTCCMEPTCCLDPNMLSGAHMLTEAHMLPEPPTSCLEPTCCLESTCCREPTCCLESTMCLEPTCWLEPTCCLEPTCCLEPTCCLEPT; encoded by the coding sequence atgctgcctgatcctcccacatgctgcctggagttCACATGCTGCCGAGATCCCatatgctgcctggagcccacatgctgcctggagcccacttgCAGCCTAGAGCCCACATGCTACCTGGACCCCACATGCTGCATGGAACCCACATGCTGCTTGGACCCCAACATGCTgtctggagcccacatgctgactgaagcccacatgctgcctgaacCTCCTACaagctgcctggagcccacatgctgcctggagtccacatgctgccgagagcccacatgctgcctggagtcCACAAtgtgcctggagcccacatgctggctagagcccacatgctgcctggagcccacttgctgcctggagcccacatgctgcctagaGCCCACATGA